One window of the Pan troglodytes isolate AG18354 chromosome 12, NHGRI_mPanTro3-v2.0_pri, whole genome shotgun sequence genome contains the following:
- the MYCNOS gene encoding N-cym protein, producing the protein MQHPPCEPGNCLSLKEKKITEGSGGVCWGGETDASNPAPALTACCAAEREANVEQGLARRLLLCNSERRLVRRCKIAERGRAPLGTRPLDVSSFKLKEEGRPPCLKINK; encoded by the coding sequence ATGCAGCACCCACCCTGCGAGCCTGGCAATTGCttgtcattaaaagaaaaaaaaattacggAGGGCTCCGggggtgtgtgttggggaggggaGACCGATGCTTCTAACCCAGCCCCCGCTTTGACTGCGTGTTGTGCAGCTGAGCGCGAGGCCAACGTTGAGCAAGGCCTTGCAAGGAGGTTGCTCCTGTGTAATTCCGAAAGAAGGCTAGTCCGAAGGTGCAAAATAGCAGAGAGAGGACGCGCCCCCTTAGGAACAAGACCTCTGGATGTTTCCAGTTTCAAATTGAAAGAAGAGGGGCGCCCCCcttgtttgaaaataaataaataa